The following proteins are encoded in a genomic region of Brachypodium distachyon strain Bd21 chromosome 1, Brachypodium_distachyon_v3.0, whole genome shotgun sequence:
- the LOC100835307 gene encoding E3 ubiquitin-protein ligase Praja-1 isoform X2, whose product MEEDSGRSTTAVGVLRRSSGVSLRNQSNEERPHQYDNKPGNTAKLNPTKARWADNKDKPRNLRDPFHSAGSKAISASSSKAPVRKNYEEKLRRPFLVDLNKAESSNRRTDANRLQSSKKAVVEDDGHPYVQQIESEDSLSTSTTGDQPTELDPEVLDSSVSSGNSPHAVDSVVRNTALRTKSRRQKDKEEFSLCRPQTASTSVHQPTGPRNSAIGVKTSNGAGTGVQRRGIKNLGCTSISDVLPSGCSSSSSVHSKRAEATRKRTSDGESSSRSRGLSGQSSLSHSPSLYPGISGPRVRTFEQSASQQTTRTSNRIIRDSADSARSRRPFTQHARMRMPDETEHGVFALRETTTRVRQQDWAPFSLDEVPSQRSTRPFSMQLPHAIYSSSRQDSSNRTTRSSLSFRPEESSPQMFHGLLGEGDSYRRINMEGVAEVLLALDRIEQDDELTYEQLLVLETNLFLSGLGLHDQHRDMRMDIDNMSYEELLQLEDRIGSVSTALSEEQVAKCLDLHVYKEANSVLEVNRAVLDDIKCSICQEEYIEDEEVGRMKCEHQYHVCCIKEWLRQKNWCPICKASALCSDMDKADT is encoded by the exons ATGGAGGAGGACTCTGGTAGATCCACCACAGCAGTTGGTGTTCTGAGAAGAAGTTCTGGCGTCTCCTTGAGAAATCAAAGCAATGAGGAGAGGCCACACCAGTATGACAATAAGCCAGGAAACACCGCAAAGCTTAACCCCACGAAAGCCAGATGGGCTGACAATAAGGACAAGCCGAGAAATTTGCGTGACCCGTTTCATTCAGCAGGCTCTAAGGCTATATCTGCAAGCTCTTCAAAAGCTCCTGTCAGAAAGAATTATGAGGAAAAGCTAAGACGCCCCTTTTTGGTAGATTTAAACAAGGCTGAAAGCAGTAACAGAAGAACTGATGCCAATCGTCTGCAGAGTAGCAAGAAAGCTGTTGTTGAGGATGATGGGCATCCATATGTTCAGCAGATTGAGTCAGAAGATTCATTATCCACATCAACCACTGGCGATCAGCCAACAGAGCTAGATCCTGAAGTCTTAGATTCTTCTGTTTCTTCAGGGAATTCTCCACATGCAGTTGATTCTGTAGTCAGAAATACTGCACTGAGGACTAAATCACGTAGGCAGAAGGATAAAGAGGAATTCAGTTTGTGTAGACCTCAAACTGCATCTACTTCTGTTCATCAGCCTACTGGACCTCGAAATTCAGCCATTGGTGTGAAAACATCAAATGGGGCTGGTACTGGAGTACAGAGACGCGGCATAAAAAACCTTGGTTGCACATCAATATCTGATGTTTTACCGTCAGGATGTTCTTCATCTAGTTCTGTTCATAGTAAGAGGGCTGAGGCCACGAGAAAGAGGACTTCTGATGGAGAGAGCTCTTCAAGATCAAGGGGCTTAAGTGGGCAGTCTAGTTTAAGTCATTCACCTTCCTTGTATCCTGGCATTAGTGGTCCTAGAGTCAGAACTTTTGAACAATCAGCTTCTCAGCAAACAACTAGGACGAGCAACAGAATTATTCGTGATTCTGCGGATTCAGCAAGAAGTAGACGACCTTTTACACAGCATGCTAGAATGAGGATGCCAGATGAAACAGAGCATGGTGTTTTTGCTCTGCGTGAGACCACTACAAGGGTTCGTCAACAAGATTGGGCGCCATTTTCGTTGGATGAAGTTCCATCACAGAGATCAACAAGGCCTTTCTCAATGCAATTGCCTCATGCAATTTACTCATCAAGTCGTCAAGACTCAAGTAATCGGACAACAAGGAGCAGTTTGAGTTTTCGTCCAGAGGAAAGCTCTCCACAAATGTTTCATGGTCTGCTAGGAGAGGGAGATAGCTACAGACGCATAAACATGGAAGGAGTTGCAGAg GTGTTGCTAGCGTTGGACAGGATTGAACAAGATGATGAATTGACTTACGAG CAATTGCTGGTGCTGGAAACTAATCTGTTCCTTAGTGGTCTTGGCTTGCATGATCAGCATAGAGATATGAGAATGGATATTGACAACATGTCTTATGAG GAATTGTTGCAACTTGAAGACCGGATTGGTTCTGTGAGCACTGCCCTTTCTGAAGAGCAAGTTGCGAAATGTCTCGATCTACATGTGTATAAAGAAGCAAATTCAGTGCTAGAAGTGAACAGAGCTGTACTAGATGATATCAAATGCAGCATATGCCAG GAGGAATACATTGAGGATGAAGAAGTTGGTAGGATGAAGTGTGAGCATCAGTACCACGTGTGCTGCATTAAGGAATGGCTAAGACAGAAGAACTGGTGTCCGATATGCAAAGCTTCAGCACTATGTTCAGACATGGACAAGGCGGACACATGA
- the LOC100835307 gene encoding uncharacterized protein LOC100835307 isoform X1 — MEEDSGRSTTAVGVLRRSSGVSLRNQSNEERPHQYDNKPGNTAKLNPTKARWADNKDKPRNLRDPFHSAGSKAISASSSKAPVRKNYEEKLRRPFLVDLNKAESSNRRTDANRLQSSKKAVVEDDGHPYVQQIESEDSLSTSTTGDQPTELDPEVLDSSVSSGNSPHAVDSVVRNTALRTKSRRQKDKEEFSLCRPQTASTSVHQPTGPRNSAIGVKTSNGAGTGVQRRGIKNLGCTSISDVLPSGCSSSSSVHSKRAEATRKRTSDGESSSRSRGLSGQSSLSHSPSLYPGISGPRVRTFEQSASQQTTRTSNRIIRDSADSARSRRPFTQHARMRMPDETEHGVFALRETTTRVRQQDWAPFSLDEVPSQRSTRPFSMQLPHAIYSSSRQDSSNRTTRSSLSFRPEESSPQMFHGLLGEGDSYRRINMEGVAEVACCVQVLLALDRIEQDDELTYEQLLVLETNLFLSGLGLHDQHRDMRMDIDNMSYEELLQLEDRIGSVSTALSEEQVAKCLDLHVYKEANSVLEVNRAVLDDIKCSICQEEYIEDEEVGRMKCEHQYHVCCIKEWLRQKNWCPICKASALCSDMDKADT, encoded by the exons ATGGAGGAGGACTCTGGTAGATCCACCACAGCAGTTGGTGTTCTGAGAAGAAGTTCTGGCGTCTCCTTGAGAAATCAAAGCAATGAGGAGAGGCCACACCAGTATGACAATAAGCCAGGAAACACCGCAAAGCTTAACCCCACGAAAGCCAGATGGGCTGACAATAAGGACAAGCCGAGAAATTTGCGTGACCCGTTTCATTCAGCAGGCTCTAAGGCTATATCTGCAAGCTCTTCAAAAGCTCCTGTCAGAAAGAATTATGAGGAAAAGCTAAGACGCCCCTTTTTGGTAGATTTAAACAAGGCTGAAAGCAGTAACAGAAGAACTGATGCCAATCGTCTGCAGAGTAGCAAGAAAGCTGTTGTTGAGGATGATGGGCATCCATATGTTCAGCAGATTGAGTCAGAAGATTCATTATCCACATCAACCACTGGCGATCAGCCAACAGAGCTAGATCCTGAAGTCTTAGATTCTTCTGTTTCTTCAGGGAATTCTCCACATGCAGTTGATTCTGTAGTCAGAAATACTGCACTGAGGACTAAATCACGTAGGCAGAAGGATAAAGAGGAATTCAGTTTGTGTAGACCTCAAACTGCATCTACTTCTGTTCATCAGCCTACTGGACCTCGAAATTCAGCCATTGGTGTGAAAACATCAAATGGGGCTGGTACTGGAGTACAGAGACGCGGCATAAAAAACCTTGGTTGCACATCAATATCTGATGTTTTACCGTCAGGATGTTCTTCATCTAGTTCTGTTCATAGTAAGAGGGCTGAGGCCACGAGAAAGAGGACTTCTGATGGAGAGAGCTCTTCAAGATCAAGGGGCTTAAGTGGGCAGTCTAGTTTAAGTCATTCACCTTCCTTGTATCCTGGCATTAGTGGTCCTAGAGTCAGAACTTTTGAACAATCAGCTTCTCAGCAAACAACTAGGACGAGCAACAGAATTATTCGTGATTCTGCGGATTCAGCAAGAAGTAGACGACCTTTTACACAGCATGCTAGAATGAGGATGCCAGATGAAACAGAGCATGGTGTTTTTGCTCTGCGTGAGACCACTACAAGGGTTCGTCAACAAGATTGGGCGCCATTTTCGTTGGATGAAGTTCCATCACAGAGATCAACAAGGCCTTTCTCAATGCAATTGCCTCATGCAATTTACTCATCAAGTCGTCAAGACTCAAGTAATCGGACAACAAGGAGCAGTTTGAGTTTTCGTCCAGAGGAAAGCTCTCCACAAATGTTTCATGGTCTGCTAGGAGAGGGAGATAGCTACAGACGCATAAACATGGAAGGAGTTGCAGAg GTTGCTTGCTGCGTACAGGTGTTGCTAGCGTTGGACAGGATTGAACAAGATGATGAATTGACTTACGAG CAATTGCTGGTGCTGGAAACTAATCTGTTCCTTAGTGGTCTTGGCTTGCATGATCAGCATAGAGATATGAGAATGGATATTGACAACATGTCTTATGAG GAATTGTTGCAACTTGAAGACCGGATTGGTTCTGTGAGCACTGCCCTTTCTGAAGAGCAAGTTGCGAAATGTCTCGATCTACATGTGTATAAAGAAGCAAATTCAGTGCTAGAAGTGAACAGAGCTGTACTAGATGATATCAAATGCAGCATATGCCAG GAGGAATACATTGAGGATGAAGAAGTTGGTAGGATGAAGTGTGAGCATCAGTACCACGTGTGCTGCATTAAGGAATGGCTAAGACAGAAGAACTGGTGTCCGATATGCAAAGCTTCAGCACTATGTTCAGACATGGACAAGGCGGACACATGA